A stretch of DNA from Leptolyngbya sp. SIO1E4:
CGGACGCCGTGCCGCAGGCGCAGATCAGTACTGAGGCGGGCATCTTGGTGCTGAGCGTGGTGCCGGGAGTTGCCACTGCCATTGATACTGACGATGATGCGATTCAGGTGGTGGTGACGGGGGAAGAAGATGAGGGCTACAATCCGTCGAATGCAAGCACGGCGACTAGAACCGATACACCCCTGCGGGATATTCCTCAATCGATTCAGGTAGTGCCGCGCCAGATTATCGAAGACCAGCAAGCTAGCAATCTTCAGGAAGTTGTCCGTAACGTTAGTGGTGTCTCTCAGTCAGATAATTTTGGTGGTACGTTAGATCGGTTTTTCATTCGCGGGTTTGAGCAGCGCGTTTTTCTGCGAGATGGCTTTCGAGATCTAATAGGTCGAGTTAGAGAAACCGCCAACTTAGAGCAAGTAGAAGTCCTCAAAGGACCTGCTTCGGTGCTGTACGGCACTCTAGAACCTGGGGGTATTATCAACTTAGTTACAAAGCAGCCCCTAGAGGATCCTTTATACTCGGCAGAAATAACGGTGGGCAGTTTTGGGTTTGTCGAACCGAGTATTGACTTGGGTGGTCCCTTAAACGAGAGTGAAACGGTACTTTATCGCTTGAATGCTCTTTACGAAAGCGGTGGTGAGTTTCGCGATTTTGACCAGGGAGTCGAGAGGTTCTTTGTCGCTCCAAGCCTGACCTGGGAAATCAGTGACAATACTGACATTACCTTTCAATTTGAATATCTCGATGACGAGCGACCGTTCGAAGATGGAATCGTTGCCATTGGGGATGATATCGCCGATATTCCTTTCAGTCGTGTGTTGGGCGAACCCGATGATGTTGGAACAATTGAATCTTTTGACGTTGGCTACCTGCTAGAACATCGTTTCAGCGATAGCTGGAGGCTGCGTAATAACTTTCGCTTTAACTCAGCAGACACATCACAAGTCTATACCGGTAAAGGAGAGCTTGATGAGTTAACAGGAACATTAACTAGGTCATGGATTAATAATGCAGTTTCACAAGAAATCTACGCGCTACAAACTAACATAGTCGGTGAGTTTGCCACGGGTTCAGTAGAACATACTTTATTGTTTGGAGTCGATCTCTTTCGGGAGACTCTGGACGCTGATAATCGAGGATTTGTCGCAGGTTCAGCTCCGTCGATTAATATTTTTGCTCCGGAGTACGGCCTTGCTCCCCGACCAGAGCGAGACGAAATTGAAGAGCGCTTTATTTTTAACAATCAAGCCGATACTCTGGGCATTTATTTCCAAGACCAGATTAAACTAAGCGAACAATGGCAACTGCTAGTAGGGGGACGCTTTGATATCGTAGACCAGGAATCGGACAGCATTATTGGGGGGGAAAGTAGTAGCTCACAGCAGCAGGAAGAAGCCTTCAGTCCTCGGATTGGCATTGTCTATCAACCTTCCGATGCTGTGTCGCTATATGGCAGTTTTACTCAATCTTTTGTTCCCAATTCTAGCGTTGATGAAGAGGGCGACCTGCTAGAACCTGAACGGGGTACGCAGTATGAGGTGGGCATCAGAGGAGATTTCTTTGACGGGGCATTATCTGCTAATTTAGCAGCCTACAACATCACTAAGAGCAACATTGCTATTGCCGACCCCGTTCTGGAAAACGTGAGCCGTCCGATCGGGGAACAGAGAAGTCGGGGCATTGAATTAGATGTGAGGGGAGAAATTCTGCCTGGCTGGAATATCATTGCTTCCTATGCCTACACCGATGCGGAAATCACTGAAGACGACGGTAGTGAAGTAGAAGGCAATCGTTTGTCTAGCGTGCCCGAGCATGCCGCTAGCCTGTGGACGACCTACGAAATTCAAGAGGGTGATTTACAAGGGCTGGGCTTTGGTGCAGGAGTCTTCTTTGTTGGAGAACGGGAAGGAGATGAAGAAAATAGCTTTCAAGTACCAGGCTACACTCGCACTGATGCCAGCATTTTTTATCGGAGAAATAACTGGCGAGCTGCGGTTAACTTTGAAAATATTTTCAACATTGATTATATAGAGTCTTCTGGTGGCAGGCTCGACGTCAATACTGGGACACCATTCGCAGTTTCAGCCAGTTTTTCGGTAGAGTTTTAACAATAGCTTTAAGCTCTAGTCCATAAGCTCTAGACTTCCTGACTTTTTCCTCTGCTCCCCTGTTTATGTATAAACTACGGCGTTTACTAATAGTCGGAATACTCACTTTTGTCTTGATTTCTGCCTGCGAGAGAAATTCTTCTCGACAGGTAGGTTCTTCTCAGTTTGACAATGCTTCGACTGAAGCTGTTAGAACTGTCAATCATGCTATGGGTAAAACTGAAGTTCCCGTTAATCCACAAACGGTTGTCGTTCTCAGTGGCTTAGATACTGTCTTGTCACTGGGAACAAAACCTGTTGGCTGGGTCACCTTCGGTGTATATGATGATTACCTGGAAAACGAAGTCGAAGGAGTTGAAAGTGTTGGTAGCTATCCAGATCCTAACCTAGAGGCAATTGTTAGCACAAAGCCCGACTTGATTTTGGGGACTAAATCCGGCGAAGAAAAAAACTACGAGCTGCTGTCTCAGATTGCACCAACTGTAATCGTTGATATAGATTCTTCCGGTGATTGGAAAAAATTGTTGAACAGATACGCAGAAGTACTGGGAAGAACTGACAAGGCAGAGCAGGTGATGGCAGATTACTATGCTCGAATTGAGGAGTTTCAAGCACAGATGAGCGATCACTTAGATTCAACAGAAGTTTCAATTGTGAAAGTTAATTCGGACGATATTGAGATCTATCTCGAAGAGAGTTTCTGTGGAACGGTGGTAGCGGATGCGGGCTTGCCTCGTCCCCCCCATCAAGAAAATACAGAACAAACATTTAGTATGGCTATCAGCAAGGAACTACTTCACAAAGCAGATGGCGATGCTATTTTTGTCTGGACAGGGGGTAGAAGTGAGGAAGCTGCGGGAAAAACCATAACCGCATGGCAACAGTTAAAAGATGATCCCCTTTGGTCAAAACTCAACGCAGTGCAGCAAGGCAAAGTCTACGATGTTCCCAAATATTGGCTCGGCATGGGACCGATCGCCGCTAACCTAGTCCTCGACGATCTGTTTAAGTATCTAGTTGATTCCCCGTCTCAAGCTTCCCAATAACTCCAAATCATTTGTGTTGATAAAATTTTGATGGTGTAATCATCGCCCCGTCCACCCCCAGAGCCCCGCGCTATTCCCGATTTGCCAACCAGCCCTCCAAGTCCGCCAAACTCGTAAACTCCAGCAGCGCCTCACCCAGCGCTTCAAGCTGTTCGAACGGTAGGGACTGGATTGGCGATCATCCCTTTGAAAGCGCCGCCGACCTGCTCACCGCCAGCGCACTATATCTCGATAGCGCCGACGGTATGGTTCCTGTATATCAGCTAACCCGCCCAACTGCGTCCTCGCCACATAGCCCGCATTCCCCCTGCGCCTTGAGAAGTAGTGAGTAATGAGAAAGGGTTTTTGGTGTAACAGTTCACTTTGTCGATTTACACCACGACAATAGCGTGGCTGACCTTCAACAATTCAGCGAGTTGTATCGTGAAAGCGTCAATGGCTACGTGAAGCCACCTCAAATGCCAGGGGAGTTGCGATCGCACCTTCTAGTGCGAATTCCACCCTATGATTTATCCAGTACTTCTGGTTGTTCTCGTAGAGCAAGCGTATCACCATGGCACAAGCACTTGAAAAACCAAGGTCGTCAGACGATAAGGTAGCCGTCTACTACGATCGCACATGGGATCAGTTCAAACATATACAGAAAGGCTTAGAAGGGCATCCAGGTGTGCGGTTGAGCTTTTATGA
This window harbors:
- a CDS encoding TonB-dependent receptor gives rise to the protein MLNQLQLLLVVSSVFSVLSLSAIEVRAEDVGSGGAIASDPSTTLAETIREAESATLDSPVILVETLDHAESAANPPATTVEEWQAQIAQSLVTITNVRVEETEAGLQVVLETAGGELTAPATQTVGEALIAEIPNAVLDLPEDGPFEQFAPAEGIALVSVTELPGDRVQISITGTDAVPQAQISTEAGILVLSVVPGVATAIDTDDDAIQVVVTGEEDEGYNPSNASTATRTDTPLRDIPQSIQVVPRQIIEDQQASNLQEVVRNVSGVSQSDNFGGTLDRFFIRGFEQRVFLRDGFRDLIGRVRETANLEQVEVLKGPASVLYGTLEPGGIINLVTKQPLEDPLYSAEITVGSFGFVEPSIDLGGPLNESETVLYRLNALYESGGEFRDFDQGVERFFVAPSLTWEISDNTDITFQFEYLDDERPFEDGIVAIGDDIADIPFSRVLGEPDDVGTIESFDVGYLLEHRFSDSWRLRNNFRFNSADTSQVYTGKGELDELTGTLTRSWINNAVSQEIYALQTNIVGEFATGSVEHTLLFGVDLFRETLDADNRGFVAGSAPSINIFAPEYGLAPRPERDEIEERFIFNNQADTLGIYFQDQIKLSEQWQLLVGGRFDIVDQESDSIIGGESSSSQQQEEAFSPRIGIVYQPSDAVSLYGSFTQSFVPNSSVDEEGDLLEPERGTQYEVGIRGDFFDGALSANLAAYNITKSNIAIADPVLENVSRPIGEQRSRGIELDVRGEILPGWNIIASYAYTDAEITEDDGSEVEGNRLSSVPEHAASLWTTYEIQEGDLQGLGFGAGVFFVGEREGDEENSFQVPGYTRTDASIFYRRNNWRAAVNFENIFNIDYIESSGGRLDVNTGTPFAVSASFSVEF
- a CDS encoding iron-siderophore ABC transporter substrate-binding protein; translation: MGKTEVPVNPQTVVVLSGLDTVLSLGTKPVGWVTFGVYDDYLENEVEGVESVGSYPDPNLEAIVSTKPDLILGTKSGEEKNYELLSQIAPTVIVDIDSSGDWKKLLNRYAEVLGRTDKAEQVMADYYARIEEFQAQMSDHLDSTEVSIVKVNSDDIEIYLEESFCGTVVADAGLPRPPHQENTEQTFSMAISKELLHKADGDAIFVWTGGRSEEAAGKTITAWQQLKDDPLWSKLNAVQQGKVYDVPKYWLGMGPIAANLVLDDLFKYLVDSPSQASQ